One genomic region from Melioribacteraceae bacterium encodes:
- a CDS encoding dihydrodipicolinate synthase family protein produces MKKLKGIMPPITTPFVNGELAADKLQLNINKWNKTGLSGYVVMGSNGESVFLTREEKLILVETTKKFASPDKLIIAGTGSDSIKETISLSNESADRGADYALILTPSFYKPEMKHNAFIKYFMSVADSVKIPVIIYNVTKFTGVDIEAETVAKLSAHPNIFGIKNSSENVRQNNEFVSQSHKDFALLVGTASMLYSGFTAGAVGGILALANIAPEECIRIHELTEKGDLKEALDLQNRMIPVNKAVTAKYGVPGLKYAMDLTGYYGGEPRSPLSPLNDTGKEDIRQILTAAGLI; encoded by the coding sequence ATGAAAAAACTAAAAGGAATTATGCCCCCTATAACCACTCCGTTTGTAAACGGGGAACTTGCCGCCGATAAACTCCAACTCAATATTAATAAGTGGAATAAAACCGGATTAAGCGGTTATGTGGTTATGGGTTCCAACGGTGAATCGGTTTTTCTCACACGCGAGGAAAAACTTATACTAGTTGAAACCACAAAAAAATTTGCTTCACCCGATAAACTGATAATTGCCGGAACCGGAAGCGACTCAATTAAAGAAACTATTTCGCTGTCGAACGAATCTGCCGATAGAGGTGCAGACTACGCACTTATATTAACCCCCTCTTTCTATAAACCCGAGATGAAACATAATGCCTTCATTAAATATTTTATGTCAGTTGCCGACTCCGTAAAAATACCGGTGATTATTTACAATGTTACAAAGTTTACGGGTGTAGACATAGAGGCTGAGACGGTAGCGAAATTATCGGCACATCCGAATATTTTTGGGATAAAGAACAGTTCTGAAAACGTAAGGCAGAATAATGAATTCGTCTCACAATCTCATAAAGACTTTGCCCTGCTTGTAGGTACCGCCTCAATGCTCTATTCCGGTTTTACCGCAGGTGCGGTTGGCGGAATACTTGCCCTTGCCAACATAGCTCCGGAGGAATGTATCAGAATTCATGAGCTTACGGAAAAAGGTGATTTAAAGGAAGCGCTCGATTTGCAGAACAGAATGATTCCAGTTAACAAAGCTGTTACAGCGAAATACGGTGTGCCCGGCTTAAAATACGCTATGGATTTAACCGGTTATTACGGCGGAGAACCGAGATCCCCTCTTTCACCGTTGAATGATACCGGAAAGGAGGATATAAGACAGATTCTTACTGCAGCCGGATTGATCTGA
- a CDS encoding proline dehydrogenase family protein: MSISRSILLWMSENKFMKERIPKLGFVRKAVKKFMPGETEDAALDAASEFSKLGIPSVFTKLGENITRLSEAETVRDHYLHLIDKIAERKLDIEISVKLTQLGFDLSEEETYSNFIAIVKKAGEKLGNSVFIDMESSLYTQRTIDFYNKCKKEFGNIGICIQAYLYRTGNDIQWLLGIDPEIRIVKGAYKEPTEIVFKKKSNVDENFFVCASRLMTETGNKKVRPVFATHDEKLIRRINDEAGLIGIDKSKYEFQMLYGIKTNLQKKLAEEGYKFRVLIAYGESWFPWYMRRLAERPANIWFVLKNIF; encoded by the coding sequence TCCTACTCTGGATGTCGGAAAATAAATTTATGAAAGAGCGGATCCCTAAACTGGGATTTGTCCGTAAAGCCGTTAAAAAATTTATGCCGGGTGAAACAGAAGATGCTGCCCTCGATGCCGCTTCGGAATTTTCAAAACTCGGCATTCCTTCTGTCTTTACAAAGCTTGGTGAAAATATTACCCGGCTTTCAGAGGCAGAGACTGTTCGTGATCATTACCTTCATTTGATCGATAAAATTGCGGAGCGCAAGCTCGACATTGAAATATCAGTTAAACTCACGCAGCTCGGATTCGATCTTTCCGAAGAGGAGACCTACAGCAACTTCATCGCTATTGTCAAGAAGGCCGGGGAAAAACTCGGCAACTCGGTATTTATCGATATGGAGAGCAGTCTTTACACTCAGCGCACAATCGATTTTTATAATAAGTGTAAGAAAGAATTCGGCAACATTGGCATCTGCATTCAGGCATATTTGTACAGAACCGGGAACGATATTCAATGGCTGCTGGGCATCGATCCGGAAATAAGAATAGTAAAAGGTGCTTATAAGGAACCGACAGAAATAGTGTTTAAGAAAAAATCCAACGTTGACGAAAACTTCTTTGTATGCGCAAGTAGATTGATGACTGAAACCGGGAATAAAAAAGTACGCCCCGTATTCGCCACACATGATGAAAAACTGATAAGAAGAATTAATGATGAAGCCGGTCTGATTGGAATAGATAAAAGCAAATACGAATTCCAAATGCTCTATGGTATTAAAACAAATCTACAGAAGAAACTTGCTGAGGAAGGATACAAATTCCGTGTTTTGATTGCCTACGGCGAATCGTGGTTTCCGTGGTATATGAGACGCCTGGCGGAGCGTCCGGCAAACATCTGGTTTGTATTAAAAAATATTTTTTAG